From the Desulfovibrio sp. UIB00 genome, one window contains:
- a CDS encoding dioxygenase, with the protein MTMPAFYIPHGGGPCFFMDWMPPDTWNALGGWMRSIPATLPQQPKAQIVFSAHWEQQEFTLLTTRTPGLYYDYYDFPPHTYELQWPAPPAPELFDRVGQCMRSAGLPLAEDTTRDFDHGVFVPGLLMYPEAQIPTVQISLRRGLDPLEHLALGRALAPLREEGVLFVGSGMSFHNMRAFRYGDNTPIDGADVFDNWLTDAVRNPNAVMRNAALAEWEKAPGARFAHPREEHLIPLMVIAGAAGAAQGKLAWHGRAMGAPLSAFSFD; encoded by the coding sequence ATGACCATGCCCGCATTTTACATCCCCCACGGCGGCGGCCCCTGCTTTTTTATGGACTGGATGCCGCCGGACACATGGAATGCCCTTGGCGGCTGGATGCGCTCCATCCCGGCGACGTTGCCGCAACAGCCAAAGGCGCAGATTGTATTCTCCGCCCATTGGGAGCAGCAGGAATTTACCCTGTTGACCACGCGGACACCGGGCCTGTATTATGATTATTATGACTTTCCGCCGCATACCTATGAGTTGCAGTGGCCTGCGCCGCCAGCCCCGGAACTGTTTGACCGTGTGGGCCAGTGCATGCGCTCGGCAGGACTGCCGCTGGCAGAGGACACTACGCGGGACTTTGACCACGGCGTGTTTGTGCCGGGCCTGCTGATGTACCCAGAGGCGCAGATCCCCACGGTGCAAATATCGCTGAGGCGGGGGCTTGATCCGCTGGAGCATCTGGCGCTGGGCCGGGCGCTGGCCCCACTTCGAGAAGAGGGAGTGCTGTTTGTGGGCAGCGGCATGAGCTTTCACAACATGCGGGCCTTCCGCTACGGGGATAACACGCCCATTGATGGGGCGGATGTTTTTGACAACTGGCTGACGGATGCCGTGCGCAACCCCAACGCCGTCATGCGCAACGCGGCCCTTGCGGAATGGGAAAAGGCCCCAGGTGCGCGCTTTGCCCACCCGCGCGAGGAGCATCTGATCCCGCTCATGGTGATTGCCGGGGCTGCCGGAGCCGCGCAGGGCAAACTCGCATGGCATGGAAGAGCTATGGGCGCACCGCTCTCAGCATTTTCTTTTGACTAG
- a CDS encoding 4Fe-4S dicluster domain-containing protein, whose protein sequence is MALTRRNFLVGAASAAGIAAVGLDARSETGASASAQHAEYATLLDIEKCIGCGQCVEGCRERNGSRYPKVKKPLPVMFPPGTKDEDWSGKRDVDDRLTPYNWLYIESVTVQKDGAPLELHIPRRCLHCTNPPCANLCPWGAASRQPETGTVSIDSQTCLGGAKCRTVCPWHIPQRQSGVGLYLDLMPRFAGNGIMYKCDRCADSFAHGQLPACVEVCPQQVQTIGPRDEILAQARTLAQERGAYLYGVTENGGTNTFYLSPVPFSELAAQAKPGPGKPTFGPVADSMAQAGNLTRMMMTAPLVGVAGALVNAARQEQGPNHKHTQARPQGALHDPRAEAALSGGLLKKLWVAVALLLGFTGMMQLPVASRYGIAKVPGLTWTGDFYTTLNVHYVLAALLLALGLYWLTLQVRGRLRGRLAYWGKVRLAVLGVVVLSGMARVAKNLPSITFSPGMTTFIDLIHLGFAVLLGALCLWLWVTGRGAWRENG, encoded by the coding sequence ATGGCACTGACCCGACGTAATTTTCTGGTGGGCGCGGCCTCTGCGGCAGGCATTGCGGCTGTGGGGCTGGATGCCCGGTCCGAAACGGGCGCAAGCGCGTCTGCCCAGCACGCGGAATACGCAACATTACTCGACATTGAAAAATGCATCGGCTGTGGCCAGTGCGTGGAAGGCTGCCGCGAGCGCAACGGGAGCCGTTATCCGAAAGTCAAAAAGCCCCTGCCGGTCATGTTTCCGCCTGGAACCAAGGACGAGGATTGGTCTGGCAAGCGGGATGTGGACGACAGGCTCACGCCGTACAACTGGCTGTATATCGAGAGCGTTACCGTGCAGAAGGACGGTGCGCCGCTTGAACTGCACATTCCCCGCCGCTGCCTGCACTGCACAAACCCGCCCTGCGCCAATCTCTGCCCCTGGGGCGCTGCCAGCCGCCAGCCAGAAACCGGCACGGTGAGCATCGACAGCCAGACCTGCCTTGGCGGGGCCAAATGCCGCACGGTCTGCCCCTGGCATATACCGCAACGACAATCGGGCGTAGGACTGTATCTTGACCTCATGCCGCGCTTTGCAGGCAACGGCATCATGTACAAGTGCGACCGCTGCGCGGACAGCTTTGCCCACGGCCAACTGCCCGCCTGTGTGGAGGTTTGCCCTCAGCAGGTGCAGACCATTGGCCCGCGCGATGAAATTCTGGCGCAGGCCCGCACGCTGGCACAGGAGCGCGGCGCGTACCTTTATGGCGTGACGGAAAACGGCGGCACCAATACTTTTTATCTGTCGCCCGTGCCGTTTTCCGAACTGGCGGCGCAGGCCAAACCCGGCCCCGGCAAGCCTACCTTTGGGCCGGTGGCGGACTCCATGGCGCAGGCTGGCAACCTCACCCGCATGATGATGACCGCACCACTGGTGGGTGTGGCAGGGGCGCTGGTGAACGCCGCGCGCCAGGAACAAGGCCCGAACCACAAACACACGCAGGCCCGCCCTCAGGGTGCGCTGCATGACCCAAGAGCTGAAGCTGCCCTCTCCGGAGGATTGCTCAAGAAGCTGTGGGTGGCAGTGGCTCTGCTGCTCGGCTTTACGGGCATGATGCAATTGCCCGTGGCAAGCCGCTACGGCATTGCCAAAGTTCCCGGCCTCACATGGACAGGTGATTTTTACACCACGCTGAATGTCCATTATGTTCTGGCGGCCCTGCTGCTGGCATTGGGCCTGTATTGGCTGACCCTGCAGGTGCGCGGCAGGCTGCGGGGCCGCCTTGCCTACTGGGGCAAGGTGCGGCTGGCAGTGCTTGGCGTTGTGGTGCTGAGCGGCATGGCCCGCGTTGCCAAAAATCTGCCTTCCATCACGTTTTCGCCGGGCATGACGACCTTTATTGACCTTATCCACCTGGGTTTTGCCGTGCTGCTCGGTGCGCTGTGCCTCTGGCTGTGGGTAACTGGGCGCGGCGCGTGGCGCGAGAATGGGTAA